The genomic region ttgtacccttTGTACCTTCATACTCTGGGCCTGCGCTGCAACCTTTGTGTGAGTTGCGCGGGTTTGCAGGTAGTGAAGGCTCTTATCAGATTGCTAAGTGTCGTAATTGCAGTTTTATTCTGCCTGGACCTCGCGCCTCTTCGTGGGATGTGCCAATACGCGCGCGAGGTTGCCTTAGCAAGAGTATTGTTGAATAAGGAGTATGGCCTTTGCGCACCCTTAATGAAGGATTGCGCAGCTTTTTGGGGCCATACCCCTTCATCGTTGAATACAGGCTCCTCGACAAAATAATCTCTCATAAGGTTTTCGTGACATTTCACTCGATCTCGACGTACAGATTTCGTTTTTCTAGAAGTGTCCGTGTCTTCCAATTGAGCGGCTTCGTTAATAAGATTTTGGAAAAAAATTAAACTACTATCGCTCGAGGAGAATCATCGTCTTCACTAATATCAATTGGAAGGAATAGCGGTGGCATATCATCCTTTTTTTAAAAAATAGAGTTGGATGGAGAAGAAAATGGTGAAAAATGATGTTGAATGGTATTGTTTTTATAAGAAAAAgttgtatttttttatatataaaacggCTACTTTAACGGCTATAAAACAGTCATATTTCTTCACCCAATGCACTCAATCACATCGGTGAGCCGAATACCCACTCACCGATCAAGTCAATCAAGTGGGTATGGTCACCGATTGGTGACACCCACTCACCGATACACTCACCGAAGATTATACCCCCACCCTTATTTGTAATGTCTACAACACAGCCATCAAATCAACCCTCTTTTAACAGAACAATTCGATCTCGCCATTTCAGAGTCCAAAAGCCGTTCTGGGGTAAAATGCAAATGCTAAACATATAAAAATAACCTAAAGCATGAGCACAAAATCATTAAAATCAATTTACAAGTTTTAACATACAAATCCCCCTTATTTCATTCATATGCTCATgagtaaaaatatataaatgatCCAACAGTACCATCAACATCAAGTTCTGAGAGTAACCTGCAAGCCGCTCTGCTTATTTAAGCTCTCATGACAAAATGCCCAAAGGATGCATGAATAAATATAGCTAAACACAAATGACAATAAACAgcctttaaataaaataaacaaatcaaACTAATAACAATCTCATTTTGCTTCCTTCTTTAAAACAACACACCCGCCCTGAAACCGACAGACTCTTCACACTTGAAAGATGAACATTGCCGCTCGGTTTCATCTTCAAATAAACTGATTATTACGTGTCGTTTGTTTACCGAGTTTCATCCTCAAGGTTGCGGAAACCAGCAGTGAGATCGTCATTTAATTTCTTAAATTTCCCAATCAGAACATCTTCTCCTTCGGCGGGATCCTCAAACTTTTGTGACCTATTATAATTCATTCAATTATCAGATTACCTGAATCCGGGCCCACCCACCATAATACGAGTAAATGTTTAATTGCAACTTCACTTACACTAGGCGGTAAAATAGATCACCCAACCGATGTTTGATCAGCGTGTAAGTGATCTTCTGGCCATCCATTCCAGCTCCTCGCTCCACCGCCTGTTACAAGTAAAACAAAAACCTTCTTTAAGATTCTTTACAAAAAGCAGACACTGTATTTTTCCCCTTCAACCAGGTTTAGAATAACACAGAGATGCTAAGAACTATAATTACTCtgaaataataacaaaaatatatcAAGTATTCagttttgagtaaaatgccattttcgtccttgcggtttggccagttttgcgactttcgttcaaaggtttgtttttccgcatctagatccaaaagatttgaaatcttgccattttcatccggctcgttaactccatccatttttctccgttaactcaagaggtattttcgtcttttttgctaacttaaagagcaattcggtctttttcactttatgtaaaaagaccgaatacccctgaaaaagactgaattgccctttaagttaacaaaaaagacggaaatacccatGACTTAACGGataaaaatggatggagttaatgaaaGATGATTTTAGTCATTATAATTTAGCAAACTAAAAAAAAATAGCAGACTAAACCTAATTTTTTATAGATAAAACAGATGATAACCCACCTGATTGGCTAAATTATAGAAATGGATAATGTTGCGCATCATCCATACAGATTTGTAGAAGGGGCAGAACTTATCATATCTGTCATCACCATaaaataaaagtttaaaacatgtgcaaatatttaaaaaaaaaatgtgtaaTACAAATCACGGGCGGAGTACATACGGTGTGAACGCATTTTGAGCAAGATAGTCTTCCCTCAAAAGTTTTGCAGTTTCTAAGGTAATTTTATCTGTTTCAGCTAAGGCGTCTTTTCCCACCAACTAAAACAACGATAATATCATCCTTTTAGCAATATgcatattatttacaaaattctgAACATAAAAGTcggaaaattaaaaaatatacctGGACAATTTCATTGAGATCGTCTTCTCTCTGTAGCACTTCACGAGCCTTTGTCCTGATGTCGATGAAATCGGAATCAAACTTCTCATAGAATGATTCTAGAGCCTGTAAAAGTAATTATTATTTAGTAGGGAAATCAATATAACAAGTTGCAAAAGCATAAAATAATTAATTTCAACAACGCACCGTTGAGTACTTTGAGTAGGAGATAAGCCAGTTAACAGAAGGAAAATGTTTCCTTTGGGCAAGCTTCTTATCTAGACCCCAGAAAACCTAAGAAAATGTAGAAGATGTGTAACTTTTGTTTAGTGAGTACGAAAAAgtacataaaatatatataaaataaaatataaataattacCTGAACAATGCTGAGGGTAGCAGAGGTAACGGGATCTGAGAAATCTCCTCCAGGTGGAGATACAGCACCAACGATTGTCACGCTACCATCTCGTTCTGGTCCACCTAGACACTTAACTTTACCAGCACGTTCATAGAAAGATGCCAAACGTGCCGCCAGATATGCAGGATAACCACTGTCTGCAGGCATTTCTGcctgaattaaaaaaaaaaaaagaaaaaaacacataTTACTTCCATCACACATTCATCATAGTCATTAGGGCtgtgaatgaacacgaacaaggccttgttcgcgttcgttcattaagggatgaacatgttcatgaacggttcacgaacacttaccgaacgagatttattgttcgtgttcgttcattaagaaaatgaacattttcatgaactgttcatgaacacttaccgaacgtaGACGAAGGCAAACGGATACAAACAAATGTTCAAGAACACAACCGAATGTTATATATTCATTTAAAGATAGAGAGATTACGAAGAATCCAccagaaataaataaataaatacttaacATAATTAACACAAAAATTAAGAAGTTTGTCAAGCTTTAACACAAACTGAAATTGAAATGATCAAATGAGGGATGTTGTAACCATggtttcaaatttttaaaaactaaagccaataaaataaatatacaacataaacgaacgaacgcaGCCTTCGTTCATGTCCGTTTGTTTAACTTAttgaacgaaatttcttgtttgtgtttgttcatttattaaatgaacgaacataaatgaacttccCACCGAACGGTTCAAGAACGGTTCGCTGAACGTTCAGCTTGTTTACAGTCCTAATATCTgttttttatttcctttttcacCGGTCAGTACTTAAAGCTTTCTTAGCTTACACAACATAAGTTACAAGTACAATGCAATGGAATATAAGGTaacagaaaaatatatattaatgtGACGAacagaaaacaaaacaaaacaagacTAGAACGATGTTGTACCAGTCGACCGGAAATTTCACGCAATGCTTCTGCCCAACGTGAGGTAGAGTCTGCCATCATACTTACATTGTAGCCCATATCTCTAAAGTATTCAGCTATGGTAATACctgtatttaaataaaaatacaaaTACATTACAACTAAGGTAATTCCTGAATGAACTTAACATGCAATTAAATTATCATGTTGTATTACCGGTATAAATTGAAGCCTCACGAGCAGCCACAGGCATATTAGAAGTATTGGCAACAAGTGTGGTACGTTTCATGACGGATTCTTCACGGCCATCAGGCAAAGTCATAGTCAATTGAGGAAAATCCATGAGAACCTGcaaaattattatattataaaacAATTAAGACGAAAGTGCATTTATAAATGAAGcaaaaataataacaatatatTCAGTGGATATACCTCTGCCATTTCGTTTCCTCTTTCCCCGCAACCAACATAAACAACAGTGTCTGAATTTGAGTACTGCATAAGGAAGGGAAAATAGTGAATACAAAAACAATATTATACATACTATAAATATGATATTTTGTCAACATCAAACacctttagcccctcaactttactaataaacaactttagcccctcaactttaataattgTAAATGAGACTGGTATGGAAAGAAAGGAAATCTGAATTGTATTGATTGAATTGTGTGTTTACAAATGAAGAGGGTCCCTCTATTTATAGGGGAAGGAGGGACCAACAAGAAAATATTAATTATATGTAGGGACACCTATAATTACATGTAGAGACCTCTAGTTAACAACTAGGTCCTTCAACTATTTACAACTAACACTCCTCCTCAAGTTGGAGCATAGATGTTAATCATGCCCAACTTGTTACATATGAAGTCTATTTGTGGCTTCCGTAGTGGTTTCGTGAAGATATCTGCTAGTTGGAATTCCGTCCTAACATGGATTGTCCTAACATGGATTGGCTGAATCGACGGAGGATCCTTTTGAGTACCGACTATCCGATCTCTGATTAGGTGACAATCAACCTCAATGTGTCTAGTTCTCTCATGGAATACTTGATTTTTGGCTATATGTATAGCTGATTGATTATCCCAGTACAATCGCATCAAGTCTTCAGAGATAACTCCAAGTTCTCTAAGTAGACGACGAACCCATATCATCTCCGATGTAACATCTGCTATAGCTCTGTACTCTGATTCAGCACTTGATCTGGATACGGTGTGTTGTTTCTTACTCTTCCAGGACACAAGGTTTCCGCCAACGAAAACACAATACCCAGTGGTGGATCGACGGGAAATAGGACAGCCTGCCCAATCTGCATCTGAGAATCCAGATATACGTCCGTCTCCATCTTCTGTGAAAGCACCCACACGACAATGACCCTGATCAGAGTATAAGATCCCCAGGCCTGGTGTGGTCTTGAGAGGCCTGGTGTGGTCTTGAGATATCTTAAGACACGGAGAGCAGCATCCCAGTGTCCTGTGTACGGAGTAGCCATGAACTGACTTAGGACACTGACGACAAAGGAAATATCTGGTCGTGTAACTGTCAAATAATTAAGCTTTCCAACTAATCGTCTGTATCGTTCGGGATCCTTCATTAGATTTCCATCCTCTGGAAGAAGCTTCCTTGTAGGAAGCATAGGACTGTCAACCGGTTTGCATCCCAGTAAGCCACACTCAGTTAGCATATCAAGGACATACTTTCGTTGACAGAGAAGTATTCCTTGTGGGGAACGAGATACTTCTATGCCAAGGAAGTATCGTAGCCGACCTAAATCACTAATTTGAAACTGAGACTGAAGGAACTGTTTGAGCTTGGTAATTCCATCTTCATCATCCCCTGTAACTatgatatcatccacataaacaactaagatgatccttcgaccctGATGATGTCTGAAGAATACAGAGTCATCATATGTACTACGAACCATTCCAAATTCTTCCATGACACTAGAAAACCGACCAAACCATGCTCTGGGAGATTGTTTAAGACCATATAAAGAGCAACGCAGTTTGCATACTTTGGATGCCTCCTCCTTAACAATGAACCCTGGTGGCTGCTCCATATAAACCTCCTCCTCAAGAACACCATTAAGGAAGGCGTTCTTGACATCAAGCTGGTGGAGCGGCCAATGATTAATGGCAGCAAGAGCAATACAAATACGCACGGAGGGCATTTTGGCAACCGGAGAGAAAGTCTCGTCATAATCAATACCATAAGCTTGAGAGTAGCCTTTAGCTACCAAACGAGCTTTCAGACGATGTAGAGAACCGTCAGGGTTAAGTTTAACCGTGAAGACCCAACGACAACCAACAACACGCTTTCCTGGCGGAAGCGTTACAAGATCCCATGTATGATTAGTCCTTAAAGCCCCAAGCTCTTCTTCCATAGCTTGACGCCATCCTGGGTGAGCGAGAGCTGTCATCACATTTTTGGGAATCGGATAGgaatcaagtgaagtggtgaaggCATGAGACTCCGTGGATAGGTGAGCATAAGCAACATAATCCTGGATGGGATAACGGGTGGTATGTCTAGGTTCTTTTAGAAAGGCAATAGGTATATCAGGATACGGTGCACCTGGAGGATCATAGGCAACAGTTTCTGGTAATGGTGAAACAGGTTCAGTGTTAGGTGGTGGAACTGTGGACGTACCAGATGTAGAGGCTGGTTGTGAATCAAGAGTCTCTGTTGTTGATTTCTTACCTCGCCTAGCATATGTGAAGAGTAATGGTGGAGGATCTGTCGGTAGCCCCGAATCTGCAGAGGTTGGAACTGTGGTGTCTGAGACCGGAGGGGTAAACGGAACAGAGGACAAAGGAAGAACAGGGATGAAAGGAGATTCGGGAAGATCCGGTTCTGGAAATGGATCTGACACAGGAGTAGAGGATGTAGGAAAGAAGGGACATTCCTCATGGAAAGTAACGTCGGAACTAGTAAAGTAACGACGAAGAGAAGGACTATAACACCGATAACCTTTCTGGACACGCGAGTAACCCACAAAGATACAACGAATGGCTCTGGCATCAAGTTTAGGGGTTCCTGGACGATGATCATGAACACATGCAGCACATCCAAATATTTTGGGTGGAAGTGGAAACATAGTTCCTTTAGGAAAAAGGATAGAAAATGGGGTTTGACCATGAATGACGGGTGAGGGCATACGGTTAATAAGATAAGCGGCAGTAAGGACAGCGTCTCCCCAGAAACGATGAGGAACATGAGAATGAATCATGAGAGTGCGAGTGATGTCTAATAAGTGTCGGTTCTtgcgttcagcgacaccattttgttgtggtgtgtaaACGCAAGACGACTCGTGAATAATGCCATTAGTTTTTAAGTAAGAAGAAAAGTCGGTCGACAAATATTCTTTTGCATTGTCTGTACGCAAGGTTTTAATTGAGGTTTGAAATTGAGTTTTAACGTAAGCATGGAATTCACGAAATATGGAATACATTTCAGCACGAGATTTCAATAGATAAACCCAAGTAGCACgcgaataatcatcaataaaggtGATAAAATATTGAAAACCCAAAGTCGATTTTGTGGGACATGGGCCCCAGACATCAGAATGCAAAAGTTCAAACAACGTACTGACTCGATTAGACACTCTAGGGGGATAGGGACGCCTGGTATGTTTACCAAGTTGACATGACTcgcaatgaaaatcaaatgaagaTGGAAAATCCGGTCTCATTTGCCTCAGAACCGCTGCAGAAGGGTGGCCTAGCCGGTAGTGAGCCTCCCTGATACTGGAATCACATATGTTGGCTTTAGGGTGTGACGGTAAAGACATACGGTAGAGGCCTCTTGATTCAAAACCTATGCCAATCAGCCGGTTCGTCCCTAGTTCCTGAAAAATGCAGTGAGTAGGATAAAAGGTTACGGAGCAGTTATTTTGTTTGGTAATTTGACTTACCGAACAAAGGTTATCAGGGAATTTAGAAACCAACAAGACAGAAGAAAGGTTTAGGTCTTTCGAATTACTAACCGATCCAATGCCACGGACTGGGCATGAGGATCCATCAGCAAGACGAACTGGTGGGTGAGAACCAGTACGTAGGCTAGAAAGAAGATCCTGAATCCCAGTCATGTGATGAGTAGCTCCAAAATCAATAATCCAGGATAAGTCAAGATAAGAAAGTATACCTGAATTGACCAAGCTGGCTTGTGGGCTAGGAGCAGGTGACTGGGAGGCCAACAGTTGTTGAAGTCTACTGAGATCCTCCTCGCTCAACGTGTAGGTAGTACCAGTAGTTGGGTTAGAACACGCACCAGTAGGAGAAGACTCACCAGTAGAAGCTAGTAGAAGCTATTCGAGCTTTTGGTTGAGATCCAGGAGCACGGTTTGGGCAATTATGCTTTGTATGCCCTGGCAGCTTGCAATAATGGCAGTTGTTCGGGCAGTTGTACCTTGCATGTCCTGGTTCATGACACAAGTGACAGACAAGATTACCACCATGTCCCCCAGTGCCTCGTCCAATGCCTTTCTTGATATAAGAACTTTGCCCTGTACCCTTACTGACCAAGGCAGACACATCGGTTGGAGACGCGTCCGGACCATACATTTCGCGCAATAGGTGATATGTGGACGCCACAGATGAAATGGCGGTAGAGTTACTTAGCAATAATGGACGTGCACTTGCATACTTAGGTGATAAACCAGCAATAAACATCATGACATCCATTTTGGTGTTACGCTCCTCCTGAACCTTTAAATCAGCAGTAGGTGGGAAAAGAGCTCGTAACTCATCTTGAAGCTTTGAGAAACGAGTAAAGTAATCGGTGAAGGTGGAGTCACCTTGTTCCCGCCCGTGTGAAGGCTTGAACAACAGAATAGGCATGGGACAAAGATTCCTGCTGAGAAGGATGGAGATAGGTGGTCCCACATTGCCTTTACTGTAGGGAAGTTTTGAGCGATAGTGAGGATTTGTGGCTCCATGGAATTCCATAGAGCCATTTGTATCCCACTATCGTCAATACGCCATTCCCGAGGAGTTGGATCAGGGGGTGGTTTTGTTAGATGGTCCTCTTTGTCCACACTTGCAAGACCTTTTTGGACAAAGAGGCTCCATGAACTCCAGTTGCTCGAGTCTAGCTTAACAGGAATACGTAAAACGGAGGCATAGTTGATAATGCCTGGAGCAATTTGGTTTTCCACCGTATTCTTCTTATTTTCAGTATCTCCCATTTTAAAACGATATTCAAACAGAACtcgaaaaataaaataaaactgaACTGGAATACGAACACGCTAAACGAGGCAGAAACGAAAAAATTCTCGGATCGAAAAATTAACCTGACGGGATGGACGGGGAGGGAATTCCGACTGAACTGGGAAAAGGCGGTGGTCGGAGGATGGCTGACGCGCCGTCACGCGCGGCGCGTAATGTACGGCGGCGATTGTTTGGGTGGCGCGTGGGGGCGCGTGGCAGGTCGTACGGCGGCGCGTTTTGAGGGGTTTTGTAGATCGGGCAATCGCGAACacgttggtggtggtgatgtatGTTAACTCGCCGGAAAAAAGAACGGATCTGAAAAAGTAGGTGATGGGTCGTGGTGGTTTTGGGtgtttgaacagatttgatgtgAGCTGAAGTAATGGGTGTGTTTGAACGGATCTGGAACGGTTTTTTTTTTAGGACAGAACTGGTGGTGACTGGAAATGGTATGAAAGAGAAAATCTGTTTCCGGAAATGGTCACCCGAATGAGGATATTCTTGAGCTAAAACAcctttagctctgataccatgtaaatgAGACTGGTATGGAAAGAAAGGAAATCTGAATTGTATTGATTGAATTGTGTGTTTACAAATGAAGAGGGTCCCTCTATTTATAGGGGAAGGAGGGACCAACAAGAAAATATTAATTACATGTAGGGACACCTATAATTACATGTAGAGACCTCTAGTTAACAACTAGGTCCTTCAACTATTTACAACTAacaataatgacatgtttagcctctcaactttaataatgacatgtttattCCCTTAACTACttcaaacaactttagcccctcaactttaataataattaataaacaactttagcccctcgaCTTTAACAATGACATGTTTATCCCCAtaactaaaacatcaaacaactttaactctcgtaatttgcttatttttatctacgtttcaaACCAGCTGCGGAGCGCGGGTGGTAACCCACTAGTTAATGTCTAATTAATCAAATGAGTCATGAAACAACTATTTACTCAGAATACCTTAGATAGAGCTTGACTAATAACCGTTTTCCCACAGCCAAACGCACCAGGAATGGCACACGTCCCACCAAGAACTGAAGGGAAGAGCGCATCAAGAACACGCTGATACATGGAAGAGATTATTAAGAAACATTACACGCAAAAATAAACATGAATGCTTTAAATTTAACGATGGATACCTGTCCAGTAAGAAGAGGAGTATCTGCAGCAAGTTTTGATGCAACGGGCCTAGGTGTACGTACAGGCCAAGTCTGTGAAGTGCAAAGATAACAATTCACAACTGCTTTAATAACCGCTATagaaactttaaaaaaatatcGTCAAACTAAAAGAAGAGACGGAAAACCTGAAGCATGGTGTATTTCTTTTTGACACCTTGGAACTCAAGCTCCAAGACGGTGTCCTGTATAAAAATAGAAAAACAGTTGATACTCTGAAATAGGTGCATACGTATAGTTTAAAGTACAGATGCCAAAAGGAGTTTAAAAGGAAAACCTTCAACGAGTATTGACCAGGTGGTGCAATATATGTTATCTTTCCCATCGCATCAGGAGGCAGAGCAATGCGGTGTTCAACTAAACTGTTCTCAAACACAGTCTGCACAGGTATGAGAAGATAATTAACAATTTATGGCAATAACATGTTCTGAACAAAAGAGGATTATTTAAGTTTATAATGAGGACTTACAGCATATAGATCTCCACCTGTTACAAGATCTCCCTCGCCTGGCATCATATCACATTCAAATTTATAAATATCTATCACATAAACAGTATCCGACTTCCAACGTGAAAAGATCGAAAACTTTCTAAAGTTGTAAAATCACCTATTTTTTTAGGCTGGAATTCCCAAAGTATATCTTTGTCAAGTGCTGGGACAGATACACCACGAGGAATGTAGACATCACCTGATCTTTTTGCAATGGTTTTCAAAGGCCTCTgaacatatataaaaaaaatatttgtttagTAACTCTAGGAAAAAAACAAATATAGTACAATACAGTTGAAACAATATGTGCAAAGAAGAAGCTTGCAGACCTGGATACCGTCAAAAATATTTCCCAATATTCCAGGGCCCAATTCCACTGACAGAGGCTGCAAGTTAAAGCAAAATTTACTGCAAGTaagttttaattaattttaatctCAAAGGGACCGatgatgtaatatacataccttgtGTGTCCTCAAAACAGGATCATTCACCATCAGTCCAGCAGTTTCTTCATAAACTGCAATACAATGAAAAAAATTCTCAATAGTTAGAGCTGGAAGACACATAAGTGTATCAAGGTCAAGTTGAATAGTTAAATTAGTAATTTATAAAGCAAGTGAATTAAGATATATAGTACTCAATTTTTGTGACTAATGTTGGGGGTATAAACCAAAATACCTTGGATTGTAGCAGAATTTCCTTCCAAACGGATAATTTCCCCGATAAGGTTGTCGTGTccaacacgaacaagttcatacATAGCAGCCCCAGCCATTCCATCTGCAATCACAACAGGCCCTGATACCTGCCAGATTCAGTAGAACATAAAATGAAATGTGGTTTTTTCTCGAAAAATAATCAAAATTAATTATCTACTTAGAAACATATCACATGAGGTATAAACCATGCCCACTCCCCAATTTCagaatataaataaataaataataataataataataataataataataataataataataataataataattaaaagaAAGGAAAGAAATACAAGTGCTTATGACAAGGGAGCATGTCCTAGGAAAACCAACACAACCTTACATGCGATATAAAACAAGGAAATATAATTGATAAGCACACCGATACGTAGTCGATGGGATAATTAGTGATCCCACTGTAGATGTTTGAGAAATTTACCAACACAAATCATCAATGGTTTAACTATCACTTAATGATTAAGACCTTCAC from Helianthus annuus cultivar XRQ/B chromosome 10, HanXRQr2.0-SUNRISE, whole genome shotgun sequence harbors:
- the LOC110886363 gene encoding V-type proton ATPase catalytic subunit A translates to MPSAYGARLTTFEDSEKESECGYVRKVSGPVVIADGMAGAAMYELVRVGHDNLIGEIIRLEGNSATIQVYEETAGLMVNDPVLRTHKPLSVELGPGILGNIFDGIQRPLKTIAKRSGDVYIPRGVSVPALDKDILWEFQPKKIGEGDLVTGGDLYATVFENSLVEHRIALPPDAMGKITYIAPPGQYSLKDTVLELEFQGVKKKYTMLQTWPVRTPRPVASKLAADTPLLTGQRVLDALFPSVLGGTCAIPGAFGCGKTVISQALSKYSNSDTVVYVGCGERGNEMAEVLMDFPQLTMTLPDGREESVMKRTTLVANTSNMPVAAREASIYTGITIAEYFRDMGYNVSMMADSTSRWAEALREISGRLAEMPADSGYPAYLAARLASFYERAGKVKCLGGPERDGSVTIVGAVSPPGGDFSDPVTSATLSIVQVFWGLDKKLAQRKHFPSVNWLISYSKYSTALESFYEKFDSDFIDIRTKAREVLQREDDLNEIVQLVGKDALAETDKITLETAKLLREDYLAQNAFTPYDKFCPFYKSVWMMRNIIHFYNLANQAVERGAGMDGQKITYTLIKHRLGDLFYRLVSQKFEDPAEGEDVLIGKFKKLNDDLTAGFRNLEDETR